The DNA region TCCATGGCAGGCAAACACGCTTGAGTGGTTTGCGCCTACCCCACCCCCGCATGGCAACTTCCCGGTACAGCCGATAGTATACGGCGGTCCTTATGAGTACAGTCTGCCGGACAAAGAAGAGGATTGGTTATCGCAAGCCGCTGAAAGGTGATTGCAGATTATTTAAAAATGAATACTCCTCAGATAAAAAGAGATGCCTGGCTCAGCAGCTTTGCTTTTTTGACAGTTGGAGCAACCTTCCTTCTCTTGGCTCTCGGAGGCCTCGTATCAAGTAAAGGTGTTGGAATGGCGGTGCCTGACTGGCCCACTACATTTGGATATAATATGTTCACGTTTCCTTTATCCGAAATGATCGGCGGAATCTTTTATGAACACAGTCATCGGTTAATGGGCTCTCTTGTAGGACTGCTGACCATAGGACTTACACTCCTTATCTGGTTGAGAGAAGAGCGCACATGGTTAAAATGGCTCTCGGTCATCGCTCTGTTTGCCGTAATTTTTCAGGGTATATTGGGCGGACTGCGCGTTGTCCAGATAAGCACCGCCTTTGCCGTCGCCCACGGGGCGTTTGCCCATGCTTTTTTCGCGCTGATCGTCAGTATCGCTCTGTTTTTAACAGACTTTTGGCGGCGCTCTGAAGCCGATCTCCCAATAGAAGTGAATCGCTCTTTCAAAACTCTAACGATCATGACGTCGGTTGTTATTTATTTGCAACTTATGCTCGGAGCGGTATATCGCCATACGGGAGAATTGCTCTGGCTTCATCTTTTCTTTGCATTCGTCGTGACTATAATGGCGTTCATTTTAACGGACTCGGTGAATAAAAAAATTAACGGTATAGTCTTTATTAAAAGAATCTCCGTTGCGCTTGTTGCATTACTTGTTTTTCAACTGTTTACCGGTATGGGCGCTTTTATGATGAAACTGTTCTCCCCCGAACGGCTTGAAGCTCCACCGCTGGTCATTGCAATGACGCTTATTCACGTATTGACAGGCGCAATTCTATTCGCCGCATCGACAGCGCTGACCCTCAGCGTCCTCCGGGTAACAAACAGCTCACCGGGAACGGTAACCGCATGAAAAATATCTTCATGGATTTTATCAGCTTGACCAAACCGAAACTGATTTCGCTCGTTCTTATGACAACGCTTGCGGGCTTTTATATCGGCTCGAACGGTTCGTTAAATTTAGACCTGATGGCTATCACACTGATAGGTACGACATTCGTGGCAGCCGGGGCTCTCGTTCTTAATCAACATATAGAAAGAGAATCCGATGGGCTGATGAAGCGAACCTGTAACCGCCCTCTCCCCGATGGCAGGCTGAAACCAAAAGATGCAATGATTTTTGGTTTAGTTCTAAGCATAGCCGGTCTATATATAAATTTTGTTCATATAAACATTTTGACAGGCATCCTCTCTCTACTTTCTATTTCGGTATACCTGTTCGTTTATACGCCAATGAAGAAAAAATCTGCTTTCTGCGTTGTGGTTGGCGCGGTTCCCGGAGCATTGCCCCCGGCGGGCGGTTGGATAGCCGCGACAGGGAGTTTCGAGATGGGCGCGCTGATCTTGTTTGCTATTCTGTTTTTCTGGCAGATACCCCATAGCCTTGCGATCGCATGGCTTTATAGGAGTGATTATGAAAGAGCGGGGATAAAACTCCTGCCTGACATCAGCACTGAGAGTAATGCTACAGGGCATCAGGTTTTAATAAACACTATGGCGCTGCTGCCGATAGGACTCATGCCGAGTATACTCGGAATATCGGGACAAATTCATTTTTTTACCGCTCTCGGACTTGGCGCTGCGTTTGCCATTTTTGCTGCGCGATTCGCAATGAACCGCTCCATACCTTCGGCTAAAAACCTGCTGCATGCCTCTTATTTATACATTCCGTTTCTGCTCGGGATCATGAGCTACGATAGGATAACCTTCTGACCATTATGGATGCGATGGACATTAAAAAAAGGAAACGGCTGACATTGCTGATAATCGGCGGGGTTGTGACCCTCCAGGTAGTGATTACCATTATTACGGTATTGGTGAAAAACTGATTATGAGCAACCCTGCTGCAACTATTATGAACGAAAATATCGGCAGCGGACAAAGACCGCTCATTAACAGTACGTATCTCGCGATGTTCATTTTCATCGGCGCCGAACTGATGTTCTTCTCGGGATTGACCGGAGCCTTTTTACTTCTCAAGATCAGTGCCGCGAATTGGCCTCCTCCGGGTCAACCTACCCTGCCTGTCTTTGTTACAGGAATAAACACTTTATTACTGTTAACGAGCGGATATTTTATGTCACGGGCATGGAGTATACCCAAAAATCGCACTCTTCTTCTCCGCTATATGCTAACCGCCTCGATCCTCGGCGGCGTTTTCCTTGCAATACAGGGTTACGAATGGTTTCGCCTCGTCGGATTCGGCTTGACCCTTCAATCGAGTGTTTACGGTAGCATTTTTTATCTGCTGATAGGAGCGCACGCCGTGCATGTCGCCGGTGGCCTTATATGGCTTTTGACAATCACCGTTCTTTCTGTCAAAGGCATTGTCTATCCAAATGAACTTAATAAGCTGAAGGCATGCGCAATATATTGGTTTTTTGTGGTGCTGCTCTGGCCCTTCCTGTATATTCTGGTATATTTTTAAGATGAACGGTAAATTCATCCTCCTCCTGTTTTTGCTTACCTTCACAGCGCCCTCAGTTCTCTATGCTTGTCCC from Candidatus Neomarinimicrobiota bacterium includes:
- a CDS encoding COX15/CtaA family protein codes for the protein MNTPQIKRDAWLSSFAFLTVGATFLLLALGGLVSSKGVGMAVPDWPTTFGYNMFTFPLSEMIGGIFYEHSHRLMGSLVGLLTIGLTLLIWLREERTWLKWLSVIALFAVIFQGILGGLRVVQISTAFAVAHGAFAHAFFALIVSIALFLTDFWRRSEADLPIEVNRSFKTLTIMTSVVIYLQLMLGAVYRHTGELLWLHLFFAFVVTIMAFILTDSVNKKINGIVFIKRISVALVALLVFQLFTGMGAFMMKLFSPERLEAPPLVIAMTLIHVLTGAILFAASTALTLSVLRVTNSSPGTVTA
- the cyoE gene encoding protoheme IX farnesyltransferase, coding for MKNIFMDFISLTKPKLISLVLMTTLAGFYIGSNGSLNLDLMAITLIGTTFVAAGALVLNQHIERESDGLMKRTCNRPLPDGRLKPKDAMIFGLVLSIAGLYINFVHINILTGILSLLSISVYLFVYTPMKKKSAFCVVVGAVPGALPPAGGWIAATGSFEMGALILFAILFFWQIPHSLAIAWLYRSDYERAGIKLLPDISTESNATGHQVLINTMALLPIGLMPSILGISGQIHFFTALGLGAAFAIFAARFAMNRSIPSAKNLLHASYLYIPFLLGIMSYDRITF
- a CDS encoding heme-copper oxidase subunit III; the encoded protein is MSNPAATIMNENIGSGQRPLINSTYLAMFIFIGAELMFFSGLTGAFLLLKISAANWPPPGQPTLPVFVTGINTLLLLTSGYFMSRAWSIPKNRTLLLRYMLTASILGGVFLAIQGYEWFRLVGFGLTLQSSVYGSIFYLLIGAHAVHVAGGLIWLLTITVLSVKGIVYPNELNKLKACAIYWFFVVLLWPFLYILVYF